Within the Sphingobium baderi genome, the region CGACTGTTTCATCGGCGCGCGGTCCGAAGTGGTGGAAGGCGTGCGGATCGGCAAGGGATCGGTGCTGTCGATGGGCGTCTTCATCGGCCAGTCGACCAAGATCGTGGACCGCACCACGGGCGAAATCTTCATGGGGCAGGTGCCGCCCTATTCGGTGGTCGTGCCCGGATCGCTGCCCGGCAAGCCGCTGCCCGACGGCACACCGGGGCCGAGCCTGTATTGCGCGGTGATCGTCAAGCGCGTGGACGCGCAGACCCGGTCCAAGACGGGCATCAACGACCTGTTGCGCGATTGAAACGGGAGAAGGGCTCGTCCGTCCGTGGCGGGCGGGGCCTTCAGAAAAGCTGCATGTGGAAAAAGCGGCCCTTCACGCAATGGAGGGCCGCTTTGCATATCCGTCGCCGGGTGGACAGGGGCCGGTGCGGCGATCCCTTCAGACAGGACCGCCCAGCGACTTCACCAATGAAATGGCGGCGCGCATCCTTTGCGTCTGGACCAGAAGCAGGGCGCGTTGCGCGGAAAGAGCGTCCGTCTGTGCCGTCACCACCTCCAGATAATCCGATGCGCCGTCGCGATAGCGGGTGAGCGCCAGTTCGCTGGTCCGTTCGGCGGCATTGGCCGCGCTTTCCTGACTGATCGCCTGATCGGCCAGATAGCGGTTGGCGGCGATCGCATCCTCCACCTGGCGGAATGCCGTCAGCACCGTGTCGCGATAACCGGCGGCCAGTTCTTCATATTCGGCGCGGGAGATGCGAAGCTGCGCCTTGCGGCGTCCGCCGTCGAACAGCGACAGGATCGCCGATGCGGGACCGAGGCCCCAGAAGCTGTTGGGCGTCTTGAACAGATCGCCATGGGTGGTTTCATATCCACCGGCAAGGCCCAGCGTGACCGTGGGGAAAAAGGCTGCCTTGGCGACCCCGATGCGCGCATTGGCCGCAAACATGCGCCGCTCGGCAGCGGCGATGTCGGGGCGCCGCTGAAGCAGTTGCGACGGCGCGCCCGTGGGCATGAGGGGCGCGGCAAGGGATTGCGTTTGCCGCTCAATGCGAAAATCCGATGCGACAGCGCCCACCAGCGCGGCGATTTCATGCTCGGTAGCGGCGCGTTCATTGGCGACGGCGGAAATCTGCGCGCGGGCATTGTCCAGCACGGTCCGGGCGCGATTGACGTCGATGCCCGAAGCGATGCCGCCGTCATGTCGCCGGACCGTCAGCGCATGAGCCTTGTCATAGGCATCGACCGTCGCGCGCAGCAATTCCGCCTCCGCATCCAGACCCCGCAACCGCGCATAGGCATCCGCGACGGCGGCTTGCAGGCTGAGGCGCGCGGAGGCCAGATCCTCTCCGCTCGCCTGCGCGTCGGCGCGCGCCGCCCTCACGCTGTTGCGGATACGACCCCAGAGATCCAGTTCATAGTCCAGCGAACCGCCGACCGTGAAATCATCGTAGGTCGATGCGTTGCCGTTTCCGCCGACACGATTGCCGGACAGACGCTGGCGGCTGGCGTCGGCGCCCGCGGCGATTTCGGGAAACAGGTCCGCTGTCTCCGCCCGCGCGGCGGCCCGTGCCTGATCGTATCGCGCGAGGGCGGCCGCCAGGGTGGGACTGGCCGCGGCGCTGCGCGCTTCCAGATCGTTGAGTATGAGATCGTTGAAGACTTCCCACCAATTGCCGCGCGGCAGGCCGTCCATCGGCTGGGCGGCGGTCCAGCCCTCGGCTTCGCTGAAATTCTGGGGGACACCTATATTCGGGGGTTGGTAGGCCGGCGCCATCGAACAGCCCGTCAGCAGCGCCAGCGCACCCGCCGCGATCCGGCGGCGGGCGATCATGCGCGATCCCCCTTTCCACCGGCGGGCTTCTGCACATGGACGCGATCGCCATTGTGGATCGCATCGGGAGGATTGTCGATGACGCGGTCGGCAGGGCTGATGCCCCCCGAAAGCTGGACGACATTGCCTTCGTCGCGCGCGATGGTCACGGGCTTCACGGTGACGCGCCCGTCCTTGCCCACCACAGCGACGGAAGGTCCGTTACCGCCATAGAGTATGGCGCTCCCCGGCAGGGTCAGGCCGTTGCCGTGACCGGGGACGACCTTGAAACTGACTTGCGTGAAAGCGCCGGGCTTGAGCGCGCCATCGGCATTGTCCGCCTGCAACTCCACCAGCACGGCGCCCGACTGCGTATCGACCGCGTCGGCACTGCGGGTCAGTGCGGCGGTAAAGGTCCGGCCGGGAAATTCGGGCAGCGCGAGAGTTGCGGCCATGCCGGAACGCAGCGACGCCGAATAGGCCTGAGGCACGCGCACATAGACACGCATCCGATGGATGTCGGAGACGGTGAAAAGGGGCTGGGCAGCGGCATTGCCGGACACGACCAACGCGCCGATCTGGGCCGATCGGCTGGTGACGATGCCGTCGAACGGCGCGGACAGACGGGTGAAGCCCTGAAGCGCCTGAAGACGCTTCACATTGGCGAGCGCGGCATTGGCGAGCGCGGTGCGGGCCGCCAGATCGCCGGCCTTTTCATCCGCCTCCTGTCGCGACACGGCGTCCTGCGCCAGCATCGAACTCCATCGCCTGGCCGTGATCGCGGCAAGCCGCTGATTGGCGAGCGCGGTCTGATAATCGGCCTGTGCCTGCGCCAGTTGCTGATCGACTTCCGGCGCATCGAGAATGGCCAGCGATTGCCCCGCGCGCACATGATCGCCGATGTCGGCCAGCCAGCGGCGCACATAGCCATTGGTGCGGGCATAGATGGCGGCGCTGTTATAGGCTTGCAGACTGCCCGGCAGGACCAGCGCGCCGGCATCGCCATTGGCGGTAGGCGCGATGACCGCGACGGTGGGGATGGCGGTATCGGCCGCCACCTGTTTCAGTTCGTTCGTCGCGTTGATCCGTGACGCCACGCCCAGCGCGACGATGATGATCGCCACCACGGCCGCACCGATGCCCACACGCTTCAGCGTGCGGTTGTCAGGCCCCGCGGGGGGAATGTCATTTTCGATTGAAGGGCTATGGGGATCAGACATGGCTTGGCTGCATTTCCGGAAGAGTGGCTTCTTGTCCATGCCTGCGATGGACCAGCGCAAAGACGGTTGGGACGAAGAAAAGGGTGGCGATAGTGGCGCAGAACAGGCCGCCGATGACGGCACGGCCAAGCGGGGCGTTCTGTTCGCCGCCATCGCCCAGCCCCAGCGCCATGGGCGCCATGCCGATAATCATGGCCAGCGCGGTCATCAGCACCGGACGGAAACGAACCGTGCCCGCCTCGATTGCGGCTTTCGTCGCATCGCCCAGTTCGGCGAGCCTTTCCCGCGCGAAACTGACGACCAGGATCGAATTGGCGGTCGCAACGCCCATGCACATGATGGCCCCCGTCAATGCGGGAACCGACAATGTGGTGCCGGTGACGAACAGCATCCACACGATGCCGGCCAATGCCGCAGGCAGCGCGGTGATGATGACGAAGGGATCGACCCAGCTCTGGAAATTCACGACGATGAGCAGATAGATCAGCACGATTGCGCCCAGAAGGCCGAAGCCGAGGCCGGAAAAGGCCGTGTTCATGGTGGCGTATTGCCCGCGGATGGTGACGGTAGCGCCCTTGGGCAATTCCTTTTCCAGCGACCGGATCGCGCGCTGGATGTCGCCCGCGACCGCGCCCAGGTCACGGTTCTGGGTATTGGCGTAAATGTCGAGCACCGGCGCGATATTATAATGGGATACGACCGGCACGGTGTTCGACCGCGTTATGGTGGCGACGCCGCCCAGCGGCTGCGTCACGCCCGCGCCCGCCGCGCTGGATACCGGCACGTTGGACAGGTCGCTCATCGACTGCACCAGATATTCGGGCGCCTGCGCCACGACCGGATACTGCACGCCATTTTCCGGGTTCACGAAAAAGACGGGCGCGGTTTGCGACGTGCCGGCAAGCTGCGCGGCGAGGCTGGTGGTGACATCCCGTTCGTTCAAACCATATTGGCTGGCGCGGGAACGGTCGACGTCGACGTTGATCTGCGGCGCGCGGGCGGGCTGCTGGATGCGCGCGTCGGCCAGGCCGGGAATGGTCGAAATCTTCGCCAGCAGTTTCTGGGCATAGGCGCGGTTCGCTTGCCCGTTCTTGCCCGCGATCTGGATGTCGATCGGCGCGGGCGCGCCGAAGTTCAGGATCTGGCTGGTGATGTCGGCGGGCAGAAAGGCAAAGCTCGTTCCGGGAAAGCGGCGGGGCAGCTCGCGCCGCAGGATGGAGACGATCTGGCTGGTTGGACGATGCCCTTCCTTCAGGGCGATCAGCATGTCGCCGTCCTGCGGGCCGATGGTGCCGCTATTGTTGTAGACGGTGTTGATCGAACTGACGGGCAGGCCGATATTATCGGTGAGGGATGCCAGTTCGGCCGCCGGGATAATCTTACGCACCTCGCGGCTGATATGTTCGAAGCGGACGGCCGTATCCTCGATGCGCGATCCCACCGGCACGCGGACGTGCATGGCGATCTGGCCGGAATCGACGGCCGGGAAGAAATTGCTGCCCAATATCGGCAACAGGCCGAAGGACAGGATCACGACCGCAAGGAAGCCCAGCAGAAACGGCTTGCGCGCAGCCAGCGCCCGATGGAGCAGGCCGGTATAGCCGGTCCTCACCCTCTCGAAACGCGCTTCGAAGCCGCGCTGGAAACGGACCAGCGGATTGCGGGAGTCCGGCCTGCCCGCCAGATGGCCTTCGCCCGCATGATGCGGCTTCAGCAGATACATCGCCATTGTAGGCACCAATGTGCGCGACAGGATGAACGAAGCGACCATCGCAAAGACGACCGACAGGGCCATCGGCACGAACAGGAGACCCGCGACGCCCGGCAGCAGGAACATCGGCACGAACACGATGCAGATGCACAGCAGCGACACGAAGGCGGGCGTCACGATCTGCGCCGCGCCGTCGAGAATGGCGTCCAGCACGCCCTTGCCCTGCTCCAGATGCCAGTTGATATTCTCGATCGTCACGGTCGCGTCATCGACCAGGATGCCGACCGCCAGCGCCAGCCCGCCCAGCGTCATGACGTTCAGCGTCTGTCCGAATGCCGCCAAAGCCGCGACAGCCGCCAGGATCGCCAGGGGAATAGACAGGGCGATGATGACCGTCGAACGCCAGGAGCCAAGGAACAGGAGGATCATCAGCGACGTCAGCGCGGCGGCGATCACGCCTTCATGGATGACGCCTTGCACCGCCGCCTTCACGAACAGCGACTGATCGCCCAAGGGCAGGATCTTGAGCGTGTCAGGCAGGGTGGCGGCGATGTTGGGCAGGGCATCCTTGACGCCGGCGACGATGGACAGGGTGGACGTCGCGCCATTCTTCAATATCGTCAGCAGCACGGACCGGCTGCCTTCGACATGCACG harbors:
- a CDS encoding efflux RND transporter permease subunit, which produces MIGIVKIALNRPLTFIVMAILIAVIGVLTAIRTPVDIFPNIRIPVIAVAWQYAGLPPEDMANRITDPYERVLTTTVNDIEHIESQSFQGVGIVKIYFQPGADIRTATAQVTSISQTVLRQMPPGIAPPLILNYNASTVPILQLALSGKGMSEQQLFDMGQNQIRPQLVTIPGLAMPYPSGGRQRQVQIDLNPLALQSKGLSAQDVGNAIAAQNQINPAGFVKIGDTQYSVRLNNAPASIEALNDLPVKVVNGATITMRDVAHVRDGSGPQQNIVHVEGSRSVLLTILKNGATSTLSIVAGVKDALPNIAATLPDTLKILPLGDQSLFVKAAVQGVIHEGVIAAALTSLMILLFLGSWRSTVIIALSIPLAILAAVAALAAFGQTLNVMTLGGLALAVGILVDDATVTIENINWHLEQGKGVLDAILDGAAQIVTPAFVSLLCICIVFVPMFLLPGVAGLLFVPMALSVVFAMVASFILSRTLVPTMAMYLLKPHHAGEGHLAGRPDSRNPLVRFQRGFEARFERVRTGYTGLLHRALAARKPFLLGFLAVVILSFGLLPILGSNFFPAVDSGQIAMHVRVPVGSRIEDTAVRFEHISREVRKIIPAAELASLTDNIGLPVSSINTVYNNSGTIGPQDGDMLIALKEGHRPTSQIVSILRRELPRRFPGTSFAFLPADITSQILNFGAPAPIDIQIAGKNGQANRAYAQKLLAKISTIPGLADARIQQPARAPQINVDVDRSRASQYGLNERDVTTSLAAQLAGTSQTAPVFFVNPENGVQYPVVAQAPEYLVQSMSDLSNVPVSSAAGAGVTQPLGGVATITRSNTVPVVSHYNIAPVLDIYANTQNRDLGAVAGDIQRAIRSLEKELPKGATVTIRGQYATMNTAFSGLGFGLLGAIVLIYLLIVVNFQSWVDPFVIITALPAALAGIVWMLFVTGTTLSVPALTGAIMCMGVATANSILVVSFARERLAELGDATKAAIEAGTVRFRPVLMTALAMIIGMAPMALGLGDGGEQNAPLGRAVIGGLFCATIATLFFVPTVFALVHRRHGQEATLPEMQPSHV
- a CDS encoding efflux RND transporter periplasmic adaptor subunit, with product MSDPHSPSIENDIPPAGPDNRTLKRVGIGAAVVAIIIVALGVASRINATNELKQVAADTAIPTVAVIAPTANGDAGALVLPGSLQAYNSAAIYARTNGYVRRWLADIGDHVRAGQSLAILDAPEVDQQLAQAQADYQTALANQRLAAITARRWSSMLAQDAVSRQEADEKAGDLAARTALANAALANVKRLQALQGFTRLSAPFDGIVTSRSAQIGALVVSGNAAAQPLFTVSDIHRMRVYVRVPQAYSASLRSGMAATLALPEFPGRTFTAALTRSADAVDTQSGAVLVELQADNADGALKPGAFTQVSFKVVPGHGNGLTLPGSAILYGGNGPSVAVVGKDGRVTVKPVTIARDEGNVVQLSGGISPADRVIDNPPDAIHNGDRVHVQKPAGGKGDRA
- a CDS encoding efflux transporter outer membrane subunit, translated to MIARRRIAAGALALLTGCSMAPAYQPPNIGVPQNFSEAEGWTAAQPMDGLPRGNWWEVFNDLILNDLEARSAAASPTLAAALARYDQARAAARAETADLFPEIAAGADASRQRLSGNRVGGNGNASTYDDFTVGGSLDYELDLWGRIRNSVRAARADAQASGEDLASARLSLQAAVADAYARLRGLDAEAELLRATVDAYDKAHALTVRRHDGGIASGIDVNRARTVLDNARAQISAVANERAATEHEIAALVGAVASDFRIERQTQSLAAPLMPTGAPSQLLQRRPDIAAAERRMFAANARIGVAKAAFFPTVTLGLAGGYETTHGDLFKTPNSFWGLGPASAILSLFDGGRRKAQLRISRAEYEELAAGYRDTVLTAFRQVEDAIAANRYLADQAISQESAANAAERTSELALTRYRDGASDYLEVVTAQTDALSAQRALLLVQTQRMRAAISLVKSLGGPV